One region of Acropora muricata isolate sample 2 chromosome 13, ASM3666990v1, whole genome shotgun sequence genomic DNA includes:
- the LOC136894874 gene encoding uncharacterized protein — protein sequence MERAEKNKGSSLLTAKERNCAVRNTILRSTNERISVSMQNEQNQLTKSLNFEAKKLREKLTLLTPRANTNSNLDAASSTTKEPSFETSKLKLPVIKNESRSAPCSPLLDNRKSITNFSSNITDNVNSSQSQAKRTEAWPRRVSTNDAVDLQRSSPLVLRKSDRLTSYRQERPASLGPPSLPYTEENNNVKISPLMPRNLKLRQLARRESYFKEFWVEGETPDMGPTLEDQFKSLGTCRYLRQGTKDDLKESAEATEVADDYKSSCQLYKRFQSPSMSVLK from the coding sequence ATGGAGCGCGCGGAAAAAAACAAGGGTTCCTCTCTTCTCACAGCAAAAGAAAGGAATTGTGCGGTGCGGAATACAATTCTGCGAAGCACGAACGAGAGAATAAGCGTCTCCATGCAAAATGAGCAAAACCAGTTAACGAAGAGTTTAAATTTCGAGGCAAAAAAGCTACGAGAAAAGTTGACTCTATTGACACCACGAGCCAACACTAACTCAAACCTCGATGCCGCAAGCTCAACTACGAAAGAACCTTCCTTTGAAACAAGTAAGCTCAAATTACCTGTGATAAAAAACGAGTCAAGATCGGCACCATGTTCACCACTGCTGGATAATCGGAAATCTATCACTAATTTCTCCTCGAATATCACGGATAACGTGAACAGTTCGCAATCGCAAGCTAAGCGCACGGAAGCTTGGCCTCGAAGAGTTTCGACCAACGACGCCGTTGACTTACAAAGATCTTCTCCACTTGTACTTAGGAAGTCGGACCGCTTGACTTCATACCGACAAGAGCGGCCCGCCTCTTTGGGACCGCCATCACTCCCGTACACGGAGGAAAATAACAACGTCAAAATTTCACCTCTTATGCCAAGGAACCTCAAACTACGGCAGTTGGCTCGACGGGAAAGTTATTTCAAAGAGTTCTGGGTCGAAGGCGAGACACCGGACATGGGCCCAACACTGGAAGATCAGTTTAAATCTCTGGGAACTTGTCGTTACCTCCGCCAAGGAACCAAAGATGATTTGAAAGAATCAGCCGAAGCCACAGAGGTGGCAGATGACTACAAAAGCTCGTGCCAATTATATAAAAGGTTCCAAAGTCCTTCGATGTCGGTGTTAAAATAA
- the LOC136896782 gene encoding uncharacterized protein, with the protein MSGIHLPDIGKLGIHIATGIKDKKKVAPSNMAENARLRALATRIDNEKHERTRVLQTEEQKMKRRKQYIDKRRRDIQRSKKEKITLNVDSKNRKNAFPSLIPYCKTSYDRNLEMKKKEKEDDQYSNTAHNPMSAVFPIQDDFRCLDKGGNPVNEKRKLSLPPIETKMSERKTKQRKLSPFKRKSETNAANSSARNILKQDYEGSNQLNESILRVRSQEKSKQCNAEAWISTTNTEVEGEIGISPQGEETDKAEIQLEGTNEHVGEKLFNLENRTDGVVDAVNSSANPFNYLLVEAQRRKVLHQNLKDAFSAVKACRYLRTPIREEPETYS; encoded by the coding sequence ATGTCGGGAATTCACTTACCAGACATTGGAAAACTGGGAATTCACATTGCAACTGGAATAAAAGATAAGAAAAAGGTTGCTCCAAGCAACATGGCAGAGAACGCAAGACTTAGAGCGCTAGCAACAAGaattgacaacgaaaaacaCGAAAGAACCAGAGTTTTGCAGACAGAAGAGCAAAAGATGAAACGCAGAAAGCAGTACATCGATAAACGAAGACGGGatatccaaagaagtaagaagGAGAAGATCACATTAAATGTTGACAGTAAAAATAGGAAAAACGCATTTCCTTCATTGATTCCCTATTGTAAGACATCTTATGACCGTAatttagaaatgaaaaaaaaggagaaggaaGATGACCAATATTCGAATACAGCACACAATCCAATGTCTGCAGTATTTCCGATTCAAGATGACTTTCGATGTTTGGACAAAGGAGGGAATCCTGTAAATGAAAAGAGGAAACTCAGTTTGCCTCCGATCGAAACAAAGATGTCAGAAAGGAAGACGAAACAAAGAAAGCTATCGCCTTTTAAGAGGAAGTCCGAAACAAATGCCGCAAATAGCAGCGCAAGAAACATTTTGAAACAAGACTATGAGGGATCTAACCAATTGAACGAATCGATTCTGCGCGTTCGTTCGCAGGAAAAATCAAAGCAGTGCAATGCTGAGGCCTGGATTTCTACGACGAATACGGAAGTCGAAGGAGAGATTGGAATCTCTCCACAAGGAGAAGAAACAGATAAAGCAGAAATACAGCTTGAAGGGACAAATGAGCACGTCGgcgaaaaattatttaatttagAAAATAGAACAGATGGCGTTGTTGACGCTGTAAATTCCTCTGCAAATCCGTTTAATTATCTGCTCGTGGAAGCACAAAGAAGAAAGGTGCTtcatcaaaatttaaaagacGCTTTTAGTGCCGTTAAAGCCTGTCGATATTTGAGGACACCGATTAGAGAAGAACCAGAAACATATTCATGA